The sequence GGTGGTTCACGGGCTCGACGGGCTCGACGAGATCACGCTCTCGGGCCACACTCTGGCCGCGTGGGTTGAGGGGGATCGGGTCAGCCGCTTCACCATCGACCCGGCCGAGCTGGGAGTCCCTCCCGCCCCGGCAGCGAGCATCCGGGGCGACGGAGCAGTGACCAACGCCCGCATCCTCCGGGAGGTGCTGACCGGCCAACGGCAGGGCCCGCACCGGGACGTCGTGCTGCTGAACGCTGCCGGCTGTCTGTGGGCGGCCGGACTGGCGCCCTCTCTACGGGACGCCCTGCAACTGGCGCGGGTCGTGGTGGACTCCGGCCAGGCCTATGAGCGGCTGGAGGCGCTGGTCGCGTTCGGCACCGCCCGCCGCGGCGCGGCGGCGGGGGCATCGCGGTGAGTGCTGTCTGGGAGCCACCGAAGGGCCGGTTGGGCGAGATCGTGGCTTACAAGAAAGCCCGGTGCGCCGGCGCGGAGGGGTTGCGGCGAGCGGGCGCTTGGCCTCGGGAGCCGGGCGGGCAGCCGCGCAGGAAGACGCCGGGCCTTGCTGACGCGATCCGCAGGGTCAGGCAAACCGGTAGGGTCCCGATCATCGCGGAGGTCAAGCGGCGGTCGCCCTCTGCCGGCCCAATCGCCCCGGACACAGATGCGGCGGCCCGGGCGGCGGCGTACGGGCGTAGCGGTGTTGCGGCGGTCTCCGTGCTGGCCGACGAGGCGTTCTTCGGCGGCAGTCCCGAGGACGTGGAAGCCGTGAGCCGCACGGTCGGCCTTCCTGTGCTGTACAAGGACGTGGTGGTGTGTCCCGCCCAGGTCGAACTCGCCCGGCACTGTGGAGCGGCAGCGGTCTTGCTGATTGCGGCCGCGCTCGCTCCACACGACCTGCGCATGCTCCTGGATACCGCGTACGACCTGGGGCTTGACGCAATCGTTGAGGTGCACGACGGGCCGGAACTTGACCGGGTGCTGGAAATGGGCGGGGTCCGGATCATCGGGGTCAACAACCGGGACCTGCAGACGTTCGAGGTGGACATGCAGCGGGCGCTCCGCCTCCTGCCCAGAATACCCGGCGAGGTCGTTGCCATCGCCGAGAGCGGCTACCGAAGTGCCCAACAGATGGCCGAAGCCTGGGCTGCCGGTGCCGACGCCGTGCTGGTGGGGGAGGCCCTGATGCGAAGCCCCGACCCGGAAGCCCTCGTGAGAGAGGCGCGGGAAGCGTATGCACGTCTGGGTGAAGGTCTGCGGCCTCGTGCGGCCAC comes from Bacillota bacterium and encodes:
- a CDS encoding indole-3-glycerol phosphate synthase TrpC, producing MSAVWEPPKGRLGEIVAYKKARCAGAEGLRRAGAWPREPGGQPRRKTPGLADAIRRVRQTGRVPIIAEVKRRSPSAGPIAPDTDAAARAAAYGRSGVAAVSVLADEAFFGGSPEDVEAVSRTVGLPVLYKDVVVCPAQVELARHCGAAAVLLIAAALAPHDLRMLLDTAYDLGLDAIVEVHDGPELDRVLEMGGVRIIGVNNRDLQTFEVDMQRALRLLPRIPGEVVAIAESGYRSAQQMAEAWAAGADAVLVGEALMRSPDPEALVREAREAYARLGEGLRPRAATRRT